In Gossypium arboreum isolate Shixiya-1 chromosome 5, ASM2569848v2, whole genome shotgun sequence, a single genomic region encodes these proteins:
- the LOC108481539 gene encoding uncharacterized protein LOC108481539 translates to MQLRYSRVSLGSPLMWVSTGLEATERIIDDLDCTPEQKLKGAVKYVGVNYVDTCRREFLSLTQGDRSVAKYEAEFMRLSSYARGMVATEYERCVRFKDGLKDNLKVLIAPKREQHFVAMIDKVKIAEEVKHVERQNRERGRNKRESEPSNSVQMLKKKARVDRPIKFGVPIAATGQPPCTDCGRLHQGECWKKTGAYLRCCSLEHRIRNCPRRGSNGLGCGQRALDRGVGQAEARQPALFYATYCREEVDTPDVITGTFLVYDVPYTALIDIGSTHSYIVCTVSENLGTLAESTTSEVTVLSPLGQSVRVNRMFRDVPLEVQGTIFLFDLMELPFGEFDVILGID, encoded by the exons ATGCAGCTGAGATATTCAAGGGTGTCGCTTGGATCGCCCTTAATGTGGGTGAGTACTGGActtgaggccacagagaggatcatagACGATTTGGACTGTACCCCCGAGCAGAAGCTAAAGGGTGCAGT GAAGTATGTAGGCGTCAATTATGTGGATACTTGTAGGAGAGAGTTCTTGAGTTTGACCCAGGGTGATAGATCAGTGGCCAAGTATGAGGCCGAATTTATGCGACTGAGCAGCTATGCGAGAGGTATGGTGGCGACTGAGTATGAGCGATGTGTTCGCTTCAAGGATGGCCTAAAGGATAATCTGAAGGTTTTGATAGCTCCAAAGAGAGAGCAGCATTTTGTTGCAATGATTGATAAGGTGAAGATCGCCGAAGAAGTGAAGCACGTGGAGCGCCAGAACAGAGAAAGAGGTAGGAATAAGAGGGAATCAGAGCCCTCAAATTCCGTTCAGATGCTTAAGAAAAAGGCTAGAGTTGATAGGCCGATCAAGTTTGGGGTTCCTATAGCCGCTACTGGACAGCCGCCTTGTACTGACTGTGGTAGACTCCATCAGGGCGAGTGTTGGAAAaaaactggggcttatttgaggTGCTGTTCATTAGAGCACCGTATTAGGAATTGTCCGCGGAG AGGTAGTAATGGATTGGGTTGTGGTCAGAGAGCACTGGACAGAGGTGTAGGTCAggctgaggcgaggcagccggcTCTATTTTATGCTACCTATTGTCGTGAGGAGGTAGATACTCCAGATGTCATCACGGGTACATTTCTTGTTTATGATGTACCATATACTgcattgatagatataggatccactCACTCTTATATAGTCTGTACTGTGTCCGAGAATTTGGGTACCTTGGCTgagagcactacgagtgaggtgACTGTACTAAGTCCGTTGGGGCAATCAGTAAGGGTAAATAGAATGTTTAGGGATGTCCCTCTAGAGGTTCAAGGGACTATCTTTCTGTTTGATCTGATGGAACTGCCTTTTGGAGAGTTTGATGTGATATTGGGAATAGACTAG